One Alicyclobacillus acidoterrestris DNA window includes the following coding sequences:
- a CDS encoding GerAB/ArcD/ProY family transporter, giving the protein MSNQSKVKVTLSNMQIFIIVIASSMAYGHFVYVHLAILFAGRNAWISLMIGCLIGILIQWIQLKLAIGQDESVIEHAITVFGKWMGRFVGVIYILFFIIIAALTVKVVEDFMGVIYPTTPPGVFLFAEFVIAAWVVHSGIEVMGRTMQLLLPLMMLLGVAASLLSTPDKDFTQIYPIFNESLLSIGQGTFVFIAMISELVGFGMIAEHAKHPERLATQSMLLILVLMLMFLAPVTGPVMVFGETVAKNLAFPTYTEIQYIRVSNIIERLDIVGVLLWTIGSFFRIAMFLFAAVKGVSQLVGAKKNTTFLIPVTLMCVAVSMSFMSSSREELYHFLGTYYLWMAPVVGVGLPLLVGTVSRLKRMVSGSNGSRQSQKA; this is encoded by the coding sequence ATGAGTAATCAATCAAAGGTGAAAGTCACCTTGTCCAACATGCAAATTTTCATCATCGTGATCGCCAGCAGTATGGCATATGGGCACTTCGTGTATGTCCACCTAGCCATCCTATTCGCTGGACGAAACGCCTGGATTTCGCTGATGATTGGCTGTCTTATCGGCATTCTCATTCAGTGGATTCAGTTGAAACTTGCCATTGGACAAGACGAGTCGGTGATTGAACACGCCATCACCGTATTTGGCAAGTGGATGGGAAGGTTTGTTGGCGTCATCTACATCTTGTTCTTTATCATCATTGCTGCACTGACCGTCAAAGTGGTCGAAGACTTCATGGGCGTTATCTATCCAACCACGCCACCTGGCGTATTCTTGTTTGCCGAGTTCGTGATAGCCGCATGGGTCGTCCATTCCGGCATCGAGGTGATGGGACGAACCATGCAGTTGTTGTTGCCACTCATGATGCTCTTGGGCGTTGCGGCGAGCCTGTTATCAACCCCTGACAAGGACTTTACGCAGATCTACCCGATTTTCAATGAGAGCCTGTTGTCCATCGGACAAGGCACCTTCGTCTTTATCGCGATGATTTCTGAACTCGTGGGATTCGGCATGATTGCCGAACACGCCAAACATCCCGAACGCCTCGCCACACAATCCATGCTCTTGATACTTGTCCTGATGCTCATGTTCCTGGCGCCTGTCACAGGACCGGTGATGGTGTTCGGGGAGACGGTGGCAAAAAACCTGGCATTTCCAACCTATACGGAAATCCAATATATCCGCGTCAGCAACATTATTGAGCGCTTGGACATCGTCGGGGTTCTACTGTGGACGATTGGGAGTTTCTTTCGGATTGCGATGTTCTTGTTCGCAGCAGTGAAGGGCGTGTCTCAACTAGTAGGAGCCAAGAAAAATACGACCTTTCTAATCCCGGTCACTCTGATGTGTGTCGCCGTCAGCATGAGTTTTATGTCGTCGTCCCGCGAAGAGCTGTATCACTTTCTTGGAACCTATTACCTGTGGATGGCACCGGTAGTTGGCGTCGGTTTACCACTGCTCGTCGGTACCGTCTCACGCCTCAAGCGCATGGTAAGTGGCTCAAATGGTTCCAGACAATCGCAAAAAGCGTGA
- a CDS encoding DUF4183 domain-containing protein — MTLYIATAQNQKRIYTGSDGLAGYNQILSAKHCDIISVFINGVLQPTANYTIHRNRFRLRTRDLPPAGTPIVIQFIQLCCCMAKGGE, encoded by the coding sequence GTGACACTATATATTGCAACGGCTCAAAACCAAAAACGAATTTATACAGGAAGCGATGGGCTCGCTGGATACAACCAAATTTTATCCGCGAAGCACTGCGACATCATCAGTGTCTTTATCAATGGGGTCTTGCAACCTACTGCAAATTACACGATTCACCGCAATCGGTTTCGCCTGCGCACCCGCGACCTCCCACCAGCAGGCACCCCGATTGTCATACAGTTCATCCAGCTTTGCTGCTGTATGGCGAAAGGGGGTGAGTAA
- a CDS encoding DUF4183 domain-containing protein, which produces MAAYLIKLYVAAVSDAPTATGGTVTTTVSPVVTRFHAPVSADMIGTTDTTIPAASFTDDAGNAVTTLPSPPTAGFFNVYVNGVLQQSGLSTLSADSLVLATTGITAGTPVVLEVADFSNTTSAITAEPTISAPTITVMV; this is translated from the coding sequence ATGGCTGCATACCTCATCAAATTGTACGTCGCCGCTGTATCAGACGCACCTACAGCCACGGGTGGCACAGTGACCACCACGGTCAGCCCAGTGGTCACTCGATTTCATGCGCCTGTATCCGCAGACATGATTGGCACGACGGACACGACAATTCCTGCTGCAAGCTTTACGGATGACGCCGGTAACGCGGTGACGACGCTGCCAAGTCCTCCGACTGCTGGATTTTTCAACGTCTACGTCAACGGTGTGCTACAGCAAAGTGGATTGTCCACGCTCTCTGCCGACAGTTTGGTATTGGCAACGACCGGCATCACCGCCGGCACGCCCGTCGTGTTGGAGGTCGCTGATTTCTCAAATACGACTTCGGCGATTACAGCAGAACCTACAATTTCGGCGCCGACCATCACCGTCATGGTCTAA
- a CDS encoding TIGR00266 family protein, which produces MEYQIHGSTMQTLEVTLHPGDSVFSETGCLISMTPGTEMSTRAPGGLGGIIRRALSGNSLVLNYFYAPRSEETVRFTTRMPGHIVAIPLHQYGRVIVQRHAFLCAEESVDFGVEATLNIGRFLGGNGLVFTYLEGDGTGFISVDGEVVHQDLARGESILVHPGHIAAFTADMDYRVQRIQGISNMLFGNDGLYMIRLTGPGRLWLHSVTIHNLLHVLGEYGRVGRDG; this is translated from the coding sequence ATGGAATACCAAATTCACGGGAGCACGATGCAGACGTTAGAGGTGACGCTGCACCCGGGCGATAGCGTCTTTTCCGAAACCGGATGTCTCATTAGCATGACCCCCGGCACGGAGATGTCGACACGCGCACCAGGCGGCCTTGGTGGCATCATCCGCCGCGCACTGAGCGGCAATAGCCTTGTACTCAACTACTTTTACGCACCGCGCAGTGAAGAAACTGTGCGATTTACCACCCGCATGCCAGGTCACATTGTCGCCATTCCCCTACATCAATATGGACGAGTCATCGTGCAACGGCATGCGTTTCTCTGCGCCGAGGAGTCTGTCGACTTCGGCGTCGAGGCGACGTTGAACATCGGTCGATTTCTCGGTGGAAACGGGCTCGTCTTTACATACTTGGAGGGGGACGGCACAGGCTTTATCTCCGTGGATGGCGAAGTAGTTCACCAAGATTTGGCGCGAGGGGAAAGTATTTTAGTTCACCCAGGACACATCGCCGCCTTCACCGCAGATATGGACTACCGCGTACAACGGATACAAGGGATTTCCAACATGCTCTTTGGTAACGACGGATTATACATGATTCGACTGACAGGTCCTGGTCGGCTTTGGTTACATTCGGTGACCATTCACAACTTGCTGCATGTTCTTGGCGAGTACGGAAGGGTAGGCAGAGACGGGTAA
- a CDS encoding histidine phosphatase family protein, whose protein sequence is MTSKTIVLIRHAPTLENDTHVMLGHTNPPLHARGQKCAQQIADALIGMDFDVVITSPLLRAKQTAQRIATAHKRAMLAVDNRLMEVHLGVVDGVSSFTAYRDYKTEFDIALDHNTPDFCFPNGERWSQAVTRIAATLDDAANSRANRLCMVTHGALLGLWKSMLEGQPLGHFRKNQPPHASLSVIQLTDEGWQILRWGDTTHLCE, encoded by the coding sequence ATGACGAGCAAAACGATTGTACTCATCCGGCACGCGCCAACCCTGGAAAACGACACGCATGTGATGCTGGGGCATACCAATCCACCTCTGCATGCCCGCGGCCAGAAATGCGCACAACAAATCGCCGATGCTCTGATTGGAATGGATTTTGACGTCGTCATCACAAGTCCCCTATTGCGGGCGAAACAGACGGCCCAACGCATCGCCACCGCCCACAAAAGGGCGATGCTCGCCGTGGACAACCGACTCATGGAAGTCCATCTCGGTGTCGTCGACGGCGTGTCTTCGTTTACCGCGTATCGTGATTACAAAACCGAGTTTGACATCGCCCTCGACCACAACACGCCAGATTTCTGTTTTCCAAATGGCGAACGCTGGTCACAGGCGGTCACGCGCATTGCGGCGACACTCGACGATGCCGCAAACAGCCGCGCAAACAGGTTGTGCATGGTCACACACGGCGCACTCCTCGGCCTCTGGAAATCCATGTTAGAAGGTCAGCCGCTTGGCCACTTTCGTAAGAACCAACCCCCACACGCGAGTTTGTCCGTCATTCAACTTACAGACGAAGGGTGGCAGATCTTACGCTGGGGAGATACAACGCATCTATGCGAATGA
- the cobS gene encoding adenosylcobinamide-GDP ribazoletransferase has translation MWRCFVLAWQFFTILPAPVVDGPTDNELRKSAYYLPVIGLGLGAIFGLCRWGLGLVMPLPAATFVALTVYTLTTGALHVDGLMDTADAIGSRKPREEALAIMKDSRVGAMGAIAAVLLLGGKWLAVSELPESSVGIIVLTSVLSRLAMLFAMYLAPAARPGGLGAIFAKRVHLLPVVLWSAVVVLCSAIFLPIVQVVAMTVACGLVTMVATRAFSRRFGGMTGDTYGALAELTEWVLYFVALAVIR, from the coding sequence ATGTGGCGGTGTTTTGTACTCGCGTGGCAGTTTTTTACCATCCTTCCGGCACCCGTTGTAGACGGACCGACGGACAATGAGTTGCGCAAGAGCGCTTATTACTTACCCGTCATTGGCTTGGGGCTTGGGGCTATCTTTGGGCTTTGCCGGTGGGGGCTCGGGTTGGTCATGCCGCTGCCCGCTGCGACGTTTGTGGCGTTGACGGTATATACGCTGACAACCGGTGCGTTGCATGTGGATGGGTTGATGGATACTGCGGACGCCATTGGCAGTCGCAAACCGCGCGAAGAAGCACTGGCCATTATGAAGGACAGCCGGGTGGGCGCCATGGGGGCCATTGCTGCGGTTTTGTTGCTTGGCGGAAAGTGGTTGGCCGTCTCCGAACTGCCAGAATCATCTGTCGGCATCATCGTGTTGACATCTGTTCTCAGTCGTTTGGCGATGCTGTTTGCGATGTACTTGGCGCCTGCCGCGAGGCCTGGTGGTCTGGGTGCGATATTCGCAAAGCGCGTACACCTTTTGCCTGTCGTCTTGTGGAGCGCTGTTGTCGTGCTCTGTTCGGCCATTTTTTTGCCCATTGTCCAAGTTGTGGCCATGACCGTTGCCTGTGGTCTTGTCACGATGGTGGCGACGCGCGCGTTTTCTCGGCGTTTTGGTGGGATGACAGGTGATACCTACGGGGCGCTGGCGGAGCTAACCGAATGGGTGCTCTACTTTGTCGCCCTCGCCGTCATTCGCTAG
- the cobU gene encoding bifunctional adenosylcobinamide kinase/adenosylcobinamide-phosphate guanylyltransferase: MWMIYFVTGGARSGKSRFAEQLVARMAAPERICFVATGVVTDEEMRARIQRHKMTRDGRWSTIEEPHDVARLIQEQEHTYNVFLIDCLSLLLNNWMFDLNVDEPEFRRKLAELVHALTVVNADCVIVSNEIGLGLVPADALSRRYRDWLGWLNQAVAQVADKVYFVASGIAVDLKQLPGAQVVQEHFLED; encoded by the coding sequence ATGTGGATGATTTACTTTGTCACAGGTGGTGCCCGAAGCGGCAAGAGCCGCTTTGCCGAGCAACTGGTGGCTAGAATGGCAGCGCCAGAGCGAATCTGCTTTGTCGCGACCGGCGTCGTGACGGACGAGGAGATGCGCGCGCGGATTCAGCGGCACAAAATGACGCGGGATGGTCGATGGTCGACGATTGAAGAACCGCACGACGTAGCCCGCTTGATACAAGAGCAGGAGCACACGTACAACGTGTTCTTGATTGATTGTTTGTCCCTTTTGCTGAACAATTGGATGTTTGACTTGAATGTTGACGAGCCTGAGTTTCGCCGCAAATTGGCGGAGTTGGTGCACGCGTTGACTGTCGTCAACGCCGATTGTGTGATTGTCTCCAATGAGATTGGCCTCGGGTTGGTTCCAGCAGATGCGTTGAGTCGCCGTTATCGGGATTGGTTGGGTTGGCTCAATCAGGCGGTTGCCCAGGTGGCGGACAAGGTTTATTTTGTCGCGAGCGGTATCGCTGTTGATTTAAAACAGTTACCGGGTGCACAGGTCGTACAGGAGCATTTTCTGGAGGATTGA
- a CDS encoding ABC transporter ATP-binding protein: MSLLMLRDVSQQPILEPLTASFQGGRVVGLIGPNGAGKSTLLKTIVGLLPATGGDVEVDGISLKKLSPRQRARFISYLPQSIAEDIPYTVAEFVQMGRYSRAPIWASHTTHHHLAVKDALALMGLTALAEVPLQHISGGERQRAGIARCLAQESPVLLLDEPISNLDVFYQLDILTELRKLAAAGYLIVIAIHHLEFALRFCDEVLVLKDGRLYTHGPVERVFTRDMLAEVFRVSAQLFVDPTHHHPRLSLAPLGANGSANTGK; this comes from the coding sequence GTGTCGTTGTTGATGTTACGTGATGTGTCGCAACAGCCTATCCTAGAACCGCTGACCGCATCGTTTCAGGGGGGCCGCGTGGTCGGTCTCATCGGCCCGAATGGCGCAGGCAAGTCCACGTTGTTGAAGACCATCGTCGGCTTGTTGCCAGCGACGGGGGGCGATGTAGAGGTGGATGGCATTTCGTTAAAAAAGTTGTCCCCTCGCCAACGCGCGCGTTTTATCTCGTATCTGCCGCAGAGTATCGCCGAGGACATTCCGTATACGGTCGCCGAGTTCGTTCAAATGGGGCGCTATAGTCGTGCACCCATCTGGGCGAGCCATACGACGCATCACCACCTGGCGGTAAAAGATGCGCTCGCCTTGATGGGGCTCACGGCGCTAGCCGAGGTGCCGCTGCAGCACATCTCTGGCGGCGAGCGACAGCGCGCGGGTATCGCTCGCTGTTTGGCGCAGGAGAGCCCTGTTTTGTTGCTGGACGAGCCCATTTCGAATTTGGATGTCTTTTATCAGCTGGATATCCTGACAGAGTTGCGCAAGTTGGCAGCTGCAGGGTATCTGATTGTCATCGCCATCCACCATCTTGAGTTCGCATTGCGTTTCTGTGATGAAGTCCTTGTGCTCAAGGATGGTCGGCTTTACACGCACGGTCCGGTAGAACGCGTATTTACGCGCGACATGCTCGCTGAGGTGTTTCGCGTGAGTGCGCAGTTGTTTGTCGATCCGACTCATCACCACCCGCGCCTAAGCCTCGCCCCGCTCGGTGCGAATGGCAGCGCCAACACTGGAAAGTGA
- a CDS encoding FecCD family ABC transporter permease — protein MSRRRTTWTFVVLVVGLVIASILEICIGPMGIPIRQIVPDTIAYVTGQHSTDALVVGAIRLPRLLVALLVGAALATTGAVLQAVFKNPMSDPGVIGVSSGSAMGAILTIQLGISTTRLWVRPVGAFICGIGVVVLIYRLATVRQRTNLYALLLAGVAVSSFCSAIITLILSLSPLQTMEEMLFWLMGGLDGSNWSEVLLLAVFVFVSLVVFLVIGWALDIMLTGEEHAEGVGVPVQRIKQLSLAMCALLVAVCVSTTGVISFVGLIVPHLLRGFVGSTHRYLIPASALGGAILLSLSDLVARMAFSPVELNVGIVTACLGAPFFLYLLFQRQRAWQRS, from the coding sequence ATGAGCAGGCGGCGCACGACGTGGACGTTTGTGGTGCTCGTTGTCGGATTGGTCATTGCGTCCATTCTTGAAATTTGCATTGGACCCATGGGGATTCCCATCCGTCAAATTGTCCCGGATACCATTGCGTACGTAACGGGACAGCACAGTACGGACGCGCTGGTGGTCGGGGCGATTCGTTTGCCCCGTCTATTGGTGGCGCTGTTGGTGGGCGCGGCGCTCGCGACGACCGGCGCGGTGCTGCAAGCTGTCTTCAAGAACCCGATGTCTGACCCTGGGGTCATCGGTGTCTCGAGCGGTAGCGCCATGGGTGCCATTCTGACGATTCAATTGGGCATCAGCACGACCCGCTTGTGGGTGCGGCCAGTGGGTGCTTTTATCTGTGGCATCGGCGTCGTGGTGCTCATCTATCGGTTGGCGACCGTTCGTCAACGGACGAACTTATATGCGCTGTTGTTGGCAGGTGTCGCTGTCAGTTCCTTTTGCAGTGCAATCATCACGTTGATTCTGTCGTTGTCGCCGCTGCAGACGATGGAGGAGATGTTGTTCTGGCTGATGGGGGGGCTCGACGGCAGCAATTGGTCGGAGGTCCTGCTGCTGGCCGTGTTTGTCTTCGTGTCACTCGTCGTCTTTTTGGTCATCGGATGGGCGCTCGACATCATGTTGACGGGGGAGGAGCACGCGGAAGGTGTGGGTGTTCCTGTCCAACGCATCAAGCAGTTGTCGCTTGCTATGTGCGCATTGTTGGTGGCCGTCTGTGTCAGCACCACCGGTGTCATATCGTTTGTCGGTCTCATTGTGCCCCATCTGTTGCGTGGGTTTGTCGGATCGACCCACCGATACTTGATTCCTGCCTCGGCACTGGGCGGCGCGATTTTGCTGTCTCTATCTGATCTCGTGGCGCGTATGGCATTTTCACCTGTGGAACTGAATGTGGGGATTGTCACGGCGTGCCTTGGTGCCCCATTCTTTTTGTATTTATTGTTTCAGCGCCAGCGGGCATGGCAAAGGAGCTGA
- a CDS encoding ABC transporter substrate-binding protein, whose protein sequence is MKYKVQYAAMLGAAAAVAATLSGCGTTANPSNNQTAVATSKSGQTQGSGFPVTLTDDAGEKVTVPALPKHIVSTTEGTDEILVSLVPKSRISLVTNLSSDPTYSDVVNQVKGIPQMSQVDAEKVLSVQPDLVLMASYVNAGVISQVRNAGVPVYEFNDFTSVDSIEHNIQVVGQLVGASAKADKLVQNMNENMQKIEQAVKGQTKPKVLDYSSYGYAEGRNTTFNDVITVAGGINAAASLNGTQKISDEEIVKMNPDVIIDSEEDKAFLKKLASDKALQSVSAIRNHRLYAVPDADLSSVSQYVVKGMVDVAKDIHPNVKLPDIQVMK, encoded by the coding sequence ATGAAATATAAAGTTCAGTATGCAGCCATGCTAGGTGCCGCGGCAGCTGTGGCCGCCACGCTTAGTGGTTGTGGAACAACAGCAAATCCGAGCAATAACCAAACGGCGGTGGCGACAAGTAAATCCGGTCAGACCCAGGGGAGTGGGTTCCCGGTGACTTTGACTGATGATGCCGGTGAGAAAGTAACGGTTCCAGCCTTACCGAAACACATTGTCTCCACGACCGAGGGAACGGATGAAATTCTCGTGTCTCTGGTGCCCAAGTCGCGAATTTCGCTGGTGACGAACCTCTCGAGTGACCCGACGTACTCCGATGTGGTCAACCAAGTGAAGGGCATTCCGCAGATGTCGCAGGTGGATGCGGAGAAGGTGCTCTCCGTTCAACCAGATTTGGTACTAATGGCGTCCTACGTGAACGCTGGTGTCATTTCGCAGGTTCGCAATGCGGGTGTGCCAGTATATGAGTTTAACGATTTCACGTCGGTTGATAGCATCGAACACAACATTCAGGTCGTCGGTCAATTGGTCGGGGCTTCGGCGAAAGCGGACAAGCTGGTTCAGAACATGAACGAAAACATGCAAAAGATTGAGCAGGCGGTTAAGGGTCAAACGAAACCGAAAGTGCTGGACTATAGTTCCTACGGTTACGCAGAAGGCCGGAACACGACGTTTAACGACGTGATTACTGTGGCCGGCGGGATCAATGCGGCAGCCAGCTTAAATGGCACGCAAAAAATATCGGATGAAGAAATTGTCAAGATGAACCCGGATGTCATCATTGATTCGGAAGAGGACAAGGCGTTTTTGAAAAAGTTGGCTTCGGATAAGGCGTTGCAGTCGGTCAGTGCCATTCGCAATCACCGTTTGTACGCGGTGCCCGACGCGGATTTGTCGAGTGTTTCCCAGTATGTCGTCAAAGGTATGGTTGATGTGGCGAAGGACATTCATCCGAACGTCAAACTGCCAGACATCCAGGTTATGAAATGA
- the cobT gene encoding nicotinate-nucleotide--dimethylbenzimidazole phosphoribosyltransferase: MSDQHFETLQQHLPSVQPVAGDVAELAQDRLDNLTKPLGSLGQLEPLICRIAAIQARMIPALIHPHFLVFAADHGVAMAHEVSRYEAKVTEEMTVNIAMGTSTSAVLARQYGMPVRIVDVGVARSVRHPRVIVRKVAHGTADFTQGPAMNRQELWQALQVGIDEVKAAVENGCDCILLGEMGIGNTSAASALAAVLLELPVEAVVGRGTGVDAERLRRKRELIEHVVHRWYMSEDVQSPDGWVRLMEQFGGFELVAMAGAMLEAASHRIPVVLDGLLAGVSALWAAKLQPHVADYLIAGHQSPEPAHRAILEALGCDPLLHLGLRVGEGTGALMAWPVITSALAVMAETATFADARVSNPHAADLARATRPADSHAANAVRVATRDETTSSQSRTGSDVDAAGYARPVARDFTQAEIDAVYKAILARRDIRVFLPDKLPDDVVERILRAGHHGPSVGYMQPWDFIVIDDKETLRALQAVVERERVRAGEAYPDAKRDYYLRLKVEGLVEAPLTICVTNDGTRGGPHVLGRNTIPETDLMSTACAIQNMWLAARAEGVGMGWVSIYEKADVREILGIPADVDPAALLTLGYTPHFPDIPLLERVGWGTRRDFAKVVYANRWGTQRRN; encoded by the coding sequence GTGTCAGACCAACACTTTGAAACGCTTCAGCAGCACTTGCCAAGTGTCCAGCCGGTCGCGGGAGATGTGGCCGAACTCGCGCAGGATAGGCTCGATAATCTCACCAAACCGCTTGGGAGCCTCGGCCAGTTAGAACCACTCATTTGTCGCATCGCGGCTATCCAGGCGCGAATGATTCCCGCGTTGATTCATCCGCACTTTCTCGTCTTTGCAGCTGATCACGGCGTGGCCATGGCACACGAGGTGTCCCGCTATGAGGCGAAGGTCACTGAAGAAATGACTGTGAATATTGCCATGGGTACCTCGACGAGTGCGGTCCTGGCGCGACAATATGGTATGCCGGTTCGGATTGTCGACGTTGGGGTCGCGAGGTCTGTGCGGCATCCGCGCGTCATTGTCCGCAAGGTAGCGCATGGCACTGCAGATTTTACGCAAGGTCCAGCGATGAACAGGCAAGAATTGTGGCAGGCCTTGCAGGTGGGGATTGACGAAGTCAAAGCGGCGGTGGAGAACGGTTGCGACTGCATTCTCCTTGGCGAGATGGGAATTGGCAACACGTCGGCAGCAAGCGCCCTTGCGGCCGTTTTGCTTGAGCTGCCCGTTGAGGCGGTGGTCGGCAGGGGCACGGGTGTTGATGCGGAGAGACTGCGAAGGAAGCGCGAACTGATTGAACATGTGGTGCATCGCTGGTACATGAGTGAGGACGTACAATCACCAGACGGATGGGTTCGCTTAATGGAACAGTTTGGCGGTTTCGAGCTGGTCGCGATGGCAGGCGCGATGCTGGAAGCTGCGTCACACCGTATTCCAGTTGTGCTCGACGGATTACTTGCTGGCGTCAGTGCCTTGTGGGCAGCGAAATTACAACCACATGTGGCCGACTACCTGATTGCCGGGCACCAATCGCCCGAGCCGGCGCATCGTGCCATCCTCGAAGCACTCGGCTGCGATCCGCTGCTTCATCTCGGACTGCGCGTCGGTGAGGGAACGGGTGCGTTGATGGCATGGCCCGTCATCACGAGTGCGCTCGCGGTGATGGCCGAAACCGCCACATTCGCCGATGCCCGCGTGAGCAATCCACATGCTGCTGATCTTGCGCGTGCCACGCGCCCGGCTGACAGTCATGCGGCGAATGCGGTACGTGTGGCAACACGGGATGAAACGACGTCCAGCCAGTCGCGTACAGGGAGCGATGTCGATGCAGCGGGTTATGCAAGGCCGGTCGCCCGTGATTTTACACAGGCGGAAATCGACGCTGTCTATAAAGCGATTCTCGCGCGTCGGGATATCCGGGTGTTTTTGCCCGATAAATTGCCGGATGACGTCGTCGAGCGCATTTTGCGGGCGGGCCACCATGGGCCATCGGTCGGTTATATGCAGCCTTGGGATTTTATTGTTATCGACGACAAGGAGACTTTGCGGGCGCTTCAGGCGGTTGTCGAGCGGGAGCGGGTCCGCGCGGGCGAGGCGTATCCGGACGCGAAGCGCGACTACTATTTAAGGTTGAAAGTGGAGGGGTTGGTGGAGGCGCCGTTGACGATTTGTGTGACCAACGACGGGACGCGCGGCGGTCCGCACGTGCTCGGGCGCAACACCATTCCAGAGACGGATCTGATGTCCACTGCCTGTGCGATTCAGAATATGTGGCTGGCGGCGCGCGCTGAGGGCGTCGGCATGGGCTGGGTGAGCATCTACGAGAAGGCCGATGTGCGCGAGATTCTCGGCATCCCGGCTGATGTCGATCCTGCCGCCCTCCTCACCCTCGGCTACACACCGCATTTTCCGGATATCCCGCTGCTCGAGCGCGTTGGCTGGGGAACGCGGCGAGACTTCGCGAAGGTGGTCTATGCAAACCGTTGGGGGACGCAAAGGCGCAATTGA
- a CDS encoding winged helix-turn-helix transcriptional regulator — MGNHEQLCPKFESAFALLGKRWTGLIIRVLMQGPKRFKDISEMIPNMSDRMLAERFKELERAGILIRNVYPETPVRIEYELTAKGKALEPVMDAVQAWGDEWLSPEEVARERV; from the coding sequence ATGGGAAACCATGAACAGCTGTGCCCTAAATTTGAGTCGGCGTTCGCATTACTCGGAAAGCGCTGGACAGGACTCATTATCCGAGTCCTCATGCAGGGCCCAAAGCGGTTCAAAGATATATCCGAGATGATTCCAAACATGAGTGACCGGATGCTCGCGGAGCGCTTCAAAGAACTTGAACGAGCTGGCATTTTGATTCGCAATGTATATCCGGAAACCCCTGTTCGTATTGAGTACGAACTAACCGCGAAGGGCAAGGCTCTGGAACCCGTGATGGATGCAGTCCAAGCATGGGGCGACGAGTGGTTGTCCCCCGAAGAAGTCGCTCGGGAACGCGTTTAA
- the queD gene encoding 6-carboxytetrahydropterin synthase QueD, with protein MGVYRIPSQLQQLGQDITEHQLAYHRRRVALTKEFTFDAAHHLHLYEGKCKNLHGHTYRLVITVSGFINEIGLVIDFADLKRIYQTTIEEKLDHQYLNEVLPPMNTSAENMIVWMWEQLDSALRKETAPAQEIRLEELVLYETPTSYATLKRAWME; from the coding sequence GTGGGCGTGTACCGAATCCCCAGTCAGCTACAACAGCTAGGTCAAGACATCACGGAGCATCAACTTGCCTACCATCGGCGCCGTGTGGCGCTGACCAAAGAATTCACCTTTGATGCAGCGCACCATTTACATCTATATGAAGGAAAGTGCAAGAACCTGCACGGACACACCTATCGACTCGTCATCACCGTGAGTGGCTTCATCAACGAAATCGGACTCGTGATTGACTTTGCAGACTTAAAGCGAATTTATCAGACGACAATTGAAGAAAAACTAGATCACCAATATCTCAACGAGGTGCTCCCCCCGATGAACACATCGGCCGAAAACATGATTGTTTGGATGTGGGAGCAACTGGACTCGGCACTGCGCAAGGAAACCGCACCCGCACAGGAAATTCGTCTGGAAGAATTGGTCTTGTACGAAACCCCGACGAGCTACGCCACGTTGAAACGAGCGTGGATGGAGTGA